In the genome of Bacteroides mediterraneensis, the window CTACCGGTTCCTGGACTTCCAATAATAATCCCATGGATCAATGGGGGTCGTGTAAAGCGGCTATTCATTATATCAATTTGTTCCTGACACAGGTTGATCAGGTTTCATGGGTAAATGATCCGGTTGTAAATATGATGTTTTGTGACCGTCTGAAAGGAGAAGCATACGGGTTGCGTGCGATGTTTAATTTCTATATGTTGCAAGCACATGCCGGTTATACGGCTGATGGTCGTCTGATGGGCGTTCCAATTGTGGAAGAAGTGGAAGATGAGACTTCTGATTTCAACTATCCACGTAATACATTTGATGAATGTATTCAGGCAATTTATGATGATGTGCAGAGAGCAGAGGATTTGTTGCCGCTTGATTATGAGAATATCTCTTCAGATGCTCAGGTCCCGGAAATCTACCGTTCAGAAGGTGCCAACTTCAGTCAGTATAACATTGTGTTCGGTAATAATTTCCGTACTCGTATGAGTGGACGTATTGCCTTGGCATTCCGTGCCAAGGCCGCACTTCTGGCAGCGAGTCCGGCTTTTGCCGATGGAAGCAAGGTTACTTGGGCAGAAGCTGCCGATTATAACGGTGAGATTTTGGACTTGATAGGAGGCATCTCTGGTTTGGCTGCCAATGGCAACACATGGTATAAAAATGCCGATGAAATCAATAACCTGACCGGAGGCTCCAATCCGCCGGAAATGTTATGGCGAAACGGTAAGGATGCTACAGCCTATTCTTTGGAACAGGCACAGTTCCCGCCCAGCCTTTATGGTAGCGGCCAGATTAATCCGACTCAGAATCTGGTAGATGCTTTCCCGATGGCGAATGGTTATCCTATCAGCAGTACTGAAGCTGGATATGATGCACAGAATCCTTATGCAAACCGTGATCCACGTTTGAACCTTTATATTGTGGTGAATGGAACGACAATGGGGACTGATGGTAAGACGATTGACACAAGTGCAGATAATACCGCCAACAACGATGGCTTGAATCGTGAGAATGGCTATTCAACTCGTACTGGCTATTACATGCGTAAACATTTGCGTGAAGATGTGTACTTGAGTTCTACTACTACCACTGGCCAGCCGCATTATAGTCCTCGTATCCGTTATACGGAGATTTATCTGAATTATGCAGAAGCTGCCAATGAGGCTTGGGGACCTACAGGAACGGGAAAACATGGATATTCTGCGTATGACGTCATCAAGGCGATTCGTCAGCGTGCCGGTATCAAAGATGAAAATGGAAATGACCCTTATCTGGAAAGCATTAAGAACGATCAGGTTAAGATGCGTGATTTGATTCGGAATGAGCGCCGTTTGGAGCTGTGCTTTGAAGGTTTCCGTTTCTGGGATTTGCGCCGTTGGAATATGAGTTTGAATGAACCTGCAAAAGGTGTACGTATTAGCGGAGGTACTTATCAGGTATTTGATGTGGAAAGTCGTACATATAATGATTTCATGCGGTTCGGCCCGATACCTTATAGTGAGGTGATAAAATTTGATGCTTTGGAGCAGAATGTGGGTTGGAAATGATTTATGTTGAATAACTTTAATGACTGAAAAAATGAAAAAACTATTTTATTTGTTTTCATTGATTACGCTGATTGCTTTTTCTTCTTGTAAGAACCAGGATTGGTCTTTCCCGGATTATGGAACAACAACTGTATATTTTGCGTACCAGTATCCGGTAAGAACACTTGTGTTGGGTAATGATGAGACATTTGACAATACCAGAGACAACCAGCATAAATGCCTTATTAAAGCGACAATGGGTGGTGTGTATGAAAACAACATTACCCCTATAGTCGATATCAATGTGGTGAATTCATTGTGTGATAACTTGACTTTCTCCACTGGAGGTAAAGTGGAACCGATGCCTTCCGATTATTATAAATTATCTTCGGATCAGATTGTCATTCCGCAAGGTGAGATTAGTGCCGGTGTGGAAGTTCAGCTGACGGATGCTTTCTTTGCAGACCCTAAATCAATCGAGACTACTTATGTGATTCCTCTGGTGATGTCGAATGTACAGAATGCAGATTCCATTCTTTCCGGATCTCCGATGGTAGAGAATCCTGTCCGTTGCAATAAAAATGACTGGAATGTACTGCCTAAAGATTATATTCTGTATGCGGTGAAATATGTCAATCCATGGGATGCGGTATATTTGCGTCGCGGAGTGGATCAGGTTTCTCAGGCTGGTGCTACAAATACGGTGGTTCGTCATGCTGGTTATGTGGAAGATGATGAGGTCTGTGAATTGACAACGCGTTCCTTGAAAGAAGCAAACTTTGCCTTGTCACTTAATAATCAAGATTGTAACTTGATTCTTTCTTTTAATGACAACAATGAATGTACAATCTCGACAGATACTCAGGGATGTACGGTTTCCGGTTCTGGAAAATACGTAGAAAAAGGCGAAAAGAATTCTTTTAATAACAAGGATCGTGATGTGTTGTATCTGGATTATGTGGTAGATTTGGGTTCGGTAACTTATGCTACGAAGGATACATTGGTTATGCGTGACCGTCAGGTAAAACCTGAATGGTTTGAAGTGACCTATAATAATTAACCTTAAAATATGGAGAACATGAACCAATATATTAAACTGCTTCCGGCATTGGCATTGGGAATGACCATGGGCTCATGTGTGGATGATGCTATATTGCCTTTTGCCGTAGAGAAGCCGACAAGTATTGCTCAATATGAGTATTTGAACAACTACGATGTGTTGAAGTCGTATGTAGATCGTGCCAAAAATCCCAACTTTAAGTTGGGATTGGCTGCGAGTGTAAGTGATTTTGTCCAAAAAGGCGTAGTTTACGAAGCTGTGACGACTAATTTTGATGAAATGACAGCTGGTAATGCCATGAAGTACGCTTCTGTGGTAGCCGATGATGGTACAATGAATTTTTCAACGGTATCTAATTTCGTAGAGACGGCAAAAGCTGCTGGAATCACTATTTACGGTCATACTTTAGGATGGCATGCACAGCAGAATATGACTTATTTGAACGGATTGATTGCGGATAAGGAAATCGAATTTGATCCGGGAGATATGGAGGAGGTGCAGGATGCATATTTCGATTATTCGACATATACTGATTATCCCTTCTATGTGATGGGATATACGCCGGAGTTTGTGGATGGTTGTATGGTAAGCCATTACCCAGGTGAATGGTATCAGTATTTTGTTGCCGACCAGATTCCTACGGCTGTAGGGCAGAATTATAAACTTACGGTTTGTATTCAAGGCTCGGCTCCTGGCTCTCTCAATGCACAGTTTGGTAACTGGGGGAATCTATTGGAACAGACTGTATCCTTTAATGAAGAGTGGCAGGAAGTTTCAGTGGAATTTGCAAATTGTCCGGTTGAATCAAGCTTTGTGGTTTTTCAGCCTGGAACATTTGAGGGGGACGTGAAAATCAAGTGGTTGAAAGTTACACATACTGTAGCACCTTCTATCGGTAAGGAAGTGCCTGTAATTGAACATGATTATTCCGATGGAGAACCCATATCTGGTTGGGGTGCGGATTTGAGCATCTCAGTGGTAGATGGTGCGTGTGTGATTGAGAATCCTTCTGCCGCCCAGAGCTGGGAAAAACAGTTGTGCTATGAACAGACGACTCCGTTTGAGAATGGAAAGACTTATTTCTTGAGATTAAAAGTCAAAGGAACAAAAGATGGGGCTATTACAGCAGGTTTCCAGAATCCTAACGGATATGTAGGTTGTGGTGATTTCCCGGCCTTTGCCGTTACTACAGATTGGCAGGAAGTAAAAGTATCCACCACTTGTACAGGTGATAATGCCACTCGTCTGCTGTTTAATGTAGGCGATTATGAAGGGACTTTGTATTTTGATGATGTTTGTTTGTATTATGAAGAAAAGACAAATGTAATTGAAATGACTCCTGAAGAGAAGAAGGACACCCTTACCTGGGCATTGCAAAATTGGGTGAAAGGTATGATGGAAGCTACTGGCGGTTATGTGACTGCTTGGGACTTGGCAAATGAAACAGTATCCGGAGCAGACAATGACGGTGATGGTATTTATGATTTGCAGTCATCTGCCAATGGTGACCCTTCAACAAACTTCTATTGGACAGACTACTTGGGCGATATTGATTATGTACGTATTCTGGAATCAAGTGCCCGTAAGTATTTCAAAGAATATGGAGGTGACCCGTCTCAATTGAAATTGTTCATTAACGATTTCAACTTGGAGTCTTGGTGGGATGGAAACCAGAAGGCGAAAAGTTTGGTGGAATGGATTAAGAGATGGGAATCTGATGGTGTGACCAAGATTGACGGTATTGCAACTCAGATGCATGTAAGCTACATTTTGAACGAAGCCGACCAGAAGGCTCAGGAAGATGCGATTGTCAATATGTTTAAGATTTTGGCAGAGAGCGGCAAGCTCGTCAAAATCTCAGAATTGGATATGGGTATCGTAGACAAGGCATTTGGTACGGCAATCAAGACTGAGAATGTGACGTATGAACAGCAGCTGAAGATGTCAGAGTTCTATCAGTTCATTATCAGTAAATACTTTGAGATTATTCCTGTAGAACAGCAATATGGTATCACTCAGTGGTGCGCAACAGACAGTCCTGCAGATTCTGGTTGGAGACCGGGAGAGCCTACAGGCTTATGGGACAGTAGCTATAAACGTAAACCGACTTATGCCGGATTTGCCAATGGTCTGGCCGGTAAGGTTGTGGCAGAACCTTCTGAAGAATTGAGTCAGGGTGAGTAATAGATACTATCAAGTATTTGATTAAGTGATGAATTCACAAGGATAATCAAAGTTAGATATAAAGAGTTCTCTTATTCTTGTATTTGCTGCAGGCAAAATAGGGAATAAGAGAACTTTTTTTTAATGTTGCATCTTTAAATCTGTTTATATGAAAATGGTTTGTCTGTGTGGTTCAATGTTGATTTCCACTCACAGACGACCGAATTGTTTTTGCCATGAAAATATGTAGTGTAATTTGTTTATTGTTTGCAGTGTGTGTCGATGTGCTGTCTGCAAATCGGTTTGTGACCTTTCAGAGAGAAAATAATTCATTTCCTTTGGTATGCAATGAAACGGCGGTGAATATACTCATTGATGAAAAGGACCAGAAAGGAATCAGTCTTGCGGTAGAGAATTTGCAGGGCGATTTTAATGCTGTATTTGGACTTAAACCGCATTTGCTGACTGAAGCTTCTGGAGGTAACTGCATTATAATAGGTAGCTTGAATTCATGTTATATTCAGCAGCTAGTCAAAAAGAAGAAACTGGATGACAAAGAATTGCAGGGTAAAAATGAAAAATACATTCTCACTACGGTTGAGAAGCCTCTGGAGGGGATTGAAAAGGCACTGGTGATAGCAGGAAGTGACCGTCGTGGAACAATCTATGGTATTTATGAGTTGTCCAAACAGATAGGGGTGTCCCCCTGGTATTGGTGGATGGATGTACCGGTAGTAAAGCGGACGGAGGCTTATGTGTTGCCGGGTATGTTTACTGACGGAGAGCCTGCCGTTAAATATCGGGGGATTTTTCTGAATGATGAGGCTCCGTGTCTGACGAGCTGGGTAAAGCAGTATTTTGGAACGGATTTTGGCAATCATCATTTCTATGCACAAGTTTGTGAGTTGATTCTCCGTTTGAAAGGTAATTTTTTGTGGCCTGCAATGTGGGGATGGGCTTTTTATGTGGACGACCCACTAAATAGCAAAACGGCCGATGAGATGGGGGTTATTATCGGCACGTCACATCATGAGCCTATGGCACGGAATCATCAGGAGTGGGCACGTAAGCGTAAAGAATATGGTGCCTGGAATTATGCTACAAACAAGGAGGTGTTGGATAATTTTTTTCGTGAAGGAATTGAAAGAGTCAAAGGTACTGAGGATGTGATAACGATTGGTATGCGTGGAGATGGAGACGAAGCCATGAGTGAGGACACTAATGTGAAGTTAATGGAATCGATTGTAGAAAATCAGCGTAAGATTATAAAGGATGTGACAGGCAAATCTGCGGATAAGACTCCTCAGGTGTGGGCTCTCTACAAAGAAGTGCTGGATTATTATGATAAAGGAATGCGGGTACCTGATGACGTAATTATGCTTTTGTGTGACGACAATTGGGGAAATGTACGCCGTTTGCCTGATGAGAAAGAACGCAAGCATCCCGGAGGTTGGGGAATGTATTATCATGTGGATTATGTGGGAGCACCCCGTAATTCAAAGTGGATGAATATGACGCCGATACAGGGGATGTGGGAACAGCTTCATTTGACGTATGAGTATGGAGTGGATAAACTTTGGATTCTGAATGTGGGAGATTTGAAACCTATGGAATATCCTATCACTTTGTTTATGGATATGGCATGGAATCCTCAAGGTTATACAGTAGATAATTTTATGAAGCATCCTCATGAATTTTGTGCACAAGTCTTTGGAGAAGCACAAGCGGAGGAGGCAGCCAGAATACTGAATTTATATAGTAAATATAATGGACGCGTGACAGCGGAAATGTTGGATTGCAAGACTTATAATCTGGAAACAGGAGAATGGAAACGGGTGGCAGACGATTATGCACGGTTGGAGGTGGAAGCGTTGCGCCAATATCTGTCTCTGTCTCCTGAATACAGAGATGCCTATAAGCAGTTGTTGTTGTTTCCCGTACAAGCTATGTCAAATTTATATGAAATGTATTATGCGCAAGCCATGAACCATAAGCTTTATGCAGACGGTAATCCTGAAGCCAATGTCTGGGCAGATAAGGTAGAAGCTTGTTTTGCTCGTGACAAAGCCTTGAGTGAGGACTATAATCATATTATGAGTAAAGGGAAATGGGAGGGAATGATGACCCAGAAGCATATAGGTTATACATCATGGAATGATGACTTCCCAGCCGATAAGTTGCCGGAAATCTTTAGGTTGCCGGCTGTGGAAAGGAACGCAGGCGGGTATGTTTTTACGGAGAAGGATGGATACGTGGCAATCGAAGCGGAACACTTCTTTGAAAAAAAATCGTCTGAAGGGATGGATTGGAAGGTCATTCCTGATATGGGGCGCACGTTGAGTGGTGTAACTTTAATGCCCTATACTAAGCCGGTGAAGGGGGCTACACTTTCTTATAAGATGACTTTGTCAGAGAAAATGAAGCAACTTAAACAGGTTCGTGTGATTGTGGTAGTTAAGTCAACCCTTGCTTTTCAGGACGTAAAAGGGCATAAGTATTCTGTGGGTTTTAGAGGTGGAAACAAGGTAACGGTCAATTTTAATCGTGATTTGAATGAGTTGCCGGAGAATATTTATGATAAATTTTATCCTACGGTTGCAAGGCGTGTCGTAGAAAAAGAAGTAATTCTGGAATTACCTGCATCGAATGGAAACACTTTTATCCTCGATTTTTCTCCTTTAAATCCGGCAATTGTGTTTGAAAAGATTGTGATTGATGGTGGAGGGTATGAGAACTCTTATTTGTATATGAATGAATCTTCTTGTAAGAGAGTAAAATAGTTATTTTATATGAGACATTTATTTTTTATCTTATTATTGGGAATTTGTGGAACTCTTTGTTCGCAGAGTGATGTGGGGAAACAACGCTTGATTGTCACGACGGATTTGGGTGGGGCTGATCCTGATGACAAACAGTCGCTGATACATCTTTTGGTATGTGCCGACAGGGTTGATTTAGAGGGTATTATCAGTTCGAATGCTTGGGTGGATGATCCGGACCGGACCTCGGACATTATGGAAGTGATAGATTGTTATTCGGCTATTTATCCGTCTTTGAAGAGGCATTCAAAGGGATTTCCTGATGTAAATTATTTGAGGTCGATTGTAAAAAGAGGGCAGGAAAAGTCGAATATGTCGGGAGTTGGCGAGGGAAAGGACTCTCCGGGATCTGAATTGATTATTGCTGCGGTGGATAAAAAAGATGATTCCCGGCCTGTATGGCTTGCAGCATGGAGTGGAATGAATACAATCGCACAGGCTATCTGGAAAGTCCATGCGACAAGAAGTCCGGAAGAATTCCAAAAATTTGCAGCTAAAATCAGGATTTATGATGTGCTGGGGCAGGATGATGCAGGTGCGTGGATTGCCAAGTCTTTTCCTGAGATTTACTATATACGGAACAAAGAGATTTATGGATGGGGACCTTCTGACGAATGGATAAAAGAAAATGTGCAGTCCAAGAAACCTTTTGGAACGTGTTATCCGGATAGAATCTGGGCTTCAGAAGGTGATTCTCCTTCTTTCTTATATGTGTATGCCAATGGGTTGAATGTGCCGGACAGCCTTACTTATGGAGGGTGGGGAGGCCGGTTTAATGCGGAACGTACAGCCGGCATAAGAGGGATGGACTTTATTGAAAAATCAGGGAAGAATGAGGGGATGTATGACCCTTATTTTATGCATGCCAGTTCGAAAGAAGGTATTGCCGCCATTAATAAATGGCGACAGCATATATTGAATGATTTCACTGCCAGAATGAATTGGACAACTACTGACAAGTTTTCGGAGGCAAATCATCATCCTGTGGCTGTAATAGAGAATGATTCTACTTTTAATTGCCTTAATCGGGTGGTTAAAGCAGGGAGTTTGTGGGTATTTGATGCAACTTCTTCGTATGATCCTGATGGAAATGAACTGAACTATAGATGGTTTGTTTATAAAGAACCGAGTTCCTATAAAGGAGAGGTACAATTGAATGTGGATGAGCAGGGCATTTGCCGTTTGCGCATGCCTAAGGAAGCTTCCGGCAAAAATATTCATTTGATTCTCGAATTATCAGATAGTGGAGTGCCACAGCTTACAAGTTATCGTAGAATTGTGATTCATGTGAAATGATGTCCATAAAAAAAGAGGCTGTCAAAGCCTCTTTTTTTATGGGTCATAAGGCGGTGGAAATCCTTAGATCCTGTCGTGTTACTAAATTGTGTCTATTATAGCGCTTCCGCATCATTGGATGTGGTGGCATATAATCCAATCATGGCACCTGTAAATCCTCCGGCTACGTTGGTCGAGAGGATGTCTCCGGACACAGTTCCTCCTACGGTCTGATAATTGTCATCTTTTACGGAATAGCTGAATGTATAGTTGTCGCCTTCAGCGTTCACCCGCAGGCTGACAGGAGTATCCTTTTCAATCTTTTCACTGGCGAGCGTGGAAGAGTTTCCGTTTTCAGTCCGTTGCAGTACGATGTAGTTTGCTTCCCCT includes:
- a CDS encoding RagB/SusD family nutrient uptake outer membrane protein; translation: MKKILTVCVAAFLLVGCDDLFTPAIENNKQLSDGLNDPLYAEGVLANAYTRNPYNSQSFNDVATDDAVTNQTSNTYLKMATGSWTSNNNPMDQWGSCKAAIHYINLFLTQVDQVSWVNDPVVNMMFCDRLKGEAYGLRAMFNFYMLQAHAGYTADGRLMGVPIVEEVEDETSDFNYPRNTFDECIQAIYDDVQRAEDLLPLDYENISSDAQVPEIYRSEGANFSQYNIVFGNNFRTRMSGRIALAFRAKAALLAASPAFADGSKVTWAEAADYNGEILDLIGGISGLAANGNTWYKNADEINNLTGGSNPPEMLWRNGKDATAYSLEQAQFPPSLYGSGQINPTQNLVDAFPMANGYPISSTEAGYDAQNPYANRDPRLNLYIVVNGTTMGTDGKTIDTSADNTANNDGLNRENGYSTRTGYYMRKHLREDVYLSSTTTTGQPHYSPRIRYTEIYLNYAEAANEAWGPTGTGKHGYSAYDVIKAIRQRAGIKDENGNDPYLESIKNDQVKMRDLIRNERRLELCFEGFRFWDLRRWNMSLNEPAKGVRISGGTYQVFDVESRTYNDFMRFGPIPYSEVIKFDALEQNVGWK
- a CDS encoding DUF5627 domain-containing protein — encoded protein: MKKLFYLFSLITLIAFSSCKNQDWSFPDYGTTTVYFAYQYPVRTLVLGNDETFDNTRDNQHKCLIKATMGGVYENNITPIVDINVVNSLCDNLTFSTGGKVEPMPSDYYKLSSDQIVIPQGEISAGVEVQLTDAFFADPKSIETTYVIPLVMSNVQNADSILSGSPMVENPVRCNKNDWNVLPKDYILYAVKYVNPWDAVYLRRGVDQVSQAGATNTVVRHAGYVEDDEVCELTTRSLKEANFALSLNNQDCNLILSFNDNNECTISTDTQGCTVSGSGKYVEKGEKNSFNNKDRDVLYLDYVVDLGSVTYATKDTLVMRDRQVKPEWFEVTYNN
- a CDS encoding nucleoside hydrolase-like domain-containing protein, with translation MRHLFFILLLGICGTLCSQSDVGKQRLIVTTDLGGADPDDKQSLIHLLVCADRVDLEGIISSNAWVDDPDRTSDIMEVIDCYSAIYPSLKRHSKGFPDVNYLRSIVKRGQEKSNMSGVGEGKDSPGSELIIAAVDKKDDSRPVWLAAWSGMNTIAQAIWKVHATRSPEEFQKFAAKIRIYDVLGQDDAGAWIAKSFPEIYYIRNKEIYGWGPSDEWIKENVQSKKPFGTCYPDRIWASEGDSPSFLYVYANGLNVPDSLTYGGWGGRFNAERTAGIRGMDFIEKSGKNEGMYDPYFMHASSKEGIAAINKWRQHILNDFTARMNWTTTDKFSEANHHPVAVIENDSTFNCLNRVVKAGSLWVFDATSSYDPDGNELNYRWFVYKEPSSYKGEVQLNVDEQGICRLRMPKEASGKNIHLILELSDSGVPQLTSYRRIVIHVK
- a CDS encoding glycosyl hydrolase 115 family protein: MKICSVICLLFAVCVDVLSANRFVTFQRENNSFPLVCNETAVNILIDEKDQKGISLAVENLQGDFNAVFGLKPHLLTEASGGNCIIIGSLNSCYIQQLVKKKKLDDKELQGKNEKYILTTVEKPLEGIEKALVIAGSDRRGTIYGIYELSKQIGVSPWYWWMDVPVVKRTEAYVLPGMFTDGEPAVKYRGIFLNDEAPCLTSWVKQYFGTDFGNHHFYAQVCELILRLKGNFLWPAMWGWAFYVDDPLNSKTADEMGVIIGTSHHEPMARNHQEWARKRKEYGAWNYATNKEVLDNFFREGIERVKGTEDVITIGMRGDGDEAMSEDTNVKLMESIVENQRKIIKDVTGKSADKTPQVWALYKEVLDYYDKGMRVPDDVIMLLCDDNWGNVRRLPDEKERKHPGGWGMYYHVDYVGAPRNSKWMNMTPIQGMWEQLHLTYEYGVDKLWILNVGDLKPMEYPITLFMDMAWNPQGYTVDNFMKHPHEFCAQVFGEAQAEEAARILNLYSKYNGRVTAEMLDCKTYNLETGEWKRVADDYARLEVEALRQYLSLSPEYRDAYKQLLLFPVQAMSNLYEMYYAQAMNHKLYADGNPEANVWADKVEACFARDKALSEDYNHIMSKGKWEGMMTQKHIGYTSWNDDFPADKLPEIFRLPAVERNAGGYVFTEKDGYVAIEAEHFFEKKSSEGMDWKVIPDMGRTLSGVTLMPYTKPVKGATLSYKMTLSEKMKQLKQVRVIVVVKSTLAFQDVKGHKYSVGFRGGNKVTVNFNRDLNELPENIYDKFYPTVARRVVEKEVILELPASNGNTFILDFSPLNPAIVFEKIVIDGGGYENSYLYMNESSCKRVK
- a CDS encoding endo-1,4-beta-xylanase, giving the protein MNQYIKLLPALALGMTMGSCVDDAILPFAVEKPTSIAQYEYLNNYDVLKSYVDRAKNPNFKLGLAASVSDFVQKGVVYEAVTTNFDEMTAGNAMKYASVVADDGTMNFSTVSNFVETAKAAGITIYGHTLGWHAQQNMTYLNGLIADKEIEFDPGDMEEVQDAYFDYSTYTDYPFYVMGYTPEFVDGCMVSHYPGEWYQYFVADQIPTAVGQNYKLTVCIQGSAPGSLNAQFGNWGNLLEQTVSFNEEWQEVSVEFANCPVESSFVVFQPGTFEGDVKIKWLKVTHTVAPSIGKEVPVIEHDYSDGEPISGWGADLSISVVDGACVIENPSAAQSWEKQLCYEQTTPFENGKTYFLRLKVKGTKDGAITAGFQNPNGYVGCGDFPAFAVTTDWQEVKVSTTCTGDNATRLLFNVGDYEGTLYFDDVCLYYEEKTNVIEMTPEEKKDTLTWALQNWVKGMMEATGGYVTAWDLANETVSGADNDGDGIYDLQSSANGDPSTNFYWTDYLGDIDYVRILESSARKYFKEYGGDPSQLKLFINDFNLESWWDGNQKAKSLVEWIKRWESDGVTKIDGIATQMHVSYILNEADQKAQEDAIVNMFKILAESGKLVKISELDMGIVDKAFGTAIKTENVTYEQQLKMSEFYQFIISKYFEIIPVEQQYGITQWCATDSPADSGWRPGEPTGLWDSSYKRKPTYAGFANGLAGKVVAEPSEELSQGE